A window of Primulina huaijiensis isolate GDHJ02 chromosome 9, ASM1229523v2, whole genome shotgun sequence contains these coding sequences:
- the LOC140984295 gene encoding vacuolar-sorting receptor 3-like has product MGCFRRSRSAVFLGVLLLVLTELVVGPFVVEKNSLRVTSPEDLKGTFDSAIGNFGIPQYGGSMAGTVVYSKDNKDGCKPFGDSGVSFKAKPGALPTFVLVDRGECFFALKVWNAQNSGAAAVLVADNVDEPLITMDSPEEDVASGKYIENITIPSALISKNFGERLKKAITGGDMVNLNLDWREAVPHPDDRVEYELWSNSNDECGVKCDMLMEFVKDFKGAAQILEKGGYTQFTPHFITWYCPQAFAISKQCKSQCINHGRYCAPDPEEDFSSGYDGKDVVLENLRQLCVFKVAKEAQKSWIWWDYVTDFQIRCPMKEKKYNKECADGVIKSLGLDLKNIEKCMGNPDDDSDNPVLKEEQDAQVGKGSRGDVTILPTVVVNNRQYRGKLEKGSVLKAICSGFEETTEPSVCLSGDVETNECLENNGGCWQDKAANLTACKDTFRGRVCECPVVNGVKFKGDGYNSCAATGPGRCQISHGGCWHENRNGIAFSACVDYEEGKCICPPGFKGDGVKSCDDIDECKEKKACQCPECNCKNTWGSYDCTCSGDLLYMWDHDTCISKRATEVKSSWVAVWVVLIGLAIACGGAYLVYRHRLRSYMDSEIRAIMAQYMPLDSQHEVPNHSHEDHAER; this is encoded by the exons ATGGGGTGTTTCAGAAGATCAAGAAGCGCAGTCTTCCTTGGGGTTTTGCTTCTAGTTTTGACGGAATTGGTTGTGGGTCCGTTCGTGGTGGAGAAGAATAGCTTGAGGGTGACGTCACCCGAGGATTTGAAGGGTACTTTCGACAGTGCGATCGGCAACTTTGGGATTCCGCAGTATGGTGGGAGCATGGCTGGAACTGTGGTGTATTCGAAGGACAATAAGGATGGGTGCAAACCGTTTGGAGATTCTGGGGTTTCTTTCAAGGCCAAGCCTGGGGCTTTACCTACCTTTGTTCTTGTTGATCGTGGAG AATGTTTTTTTGCTTTAAAGGTTTGGAATGCTCAAAATTCCGGTGCAGCGGCAGTTCTAGTTGCTGATAATGTTGATGAACCATTGATAACTATGGACTCACCTGAAGAAGATGTTGCGTCTGGAAAATATATTGAGAATATAACAATACCATCTGCATTGATTAGTAAAAATTTTGGTGAAAGGTTAAAGAAAGCAATCACTGGCGGTGATATGGTGAACCTGAATCTTGATTGGAGAGAAGCTGTTCCACATCCAGATGATCGAGTTGAATATGAACTGTGGAGTAACAGCAATGATGAATGTGGGGTTAAATGTGACATGTTGATGGaatttgtaaaagattttaaagGCGCAGCTCAAATTCTCGAGAAAGGTGGTTATACTCAATTTACACCTCATTTTATAACTTGGTACTGTCCTCAGGCATTCGCTATAAGCAAACAATGCAAGTCTCAATGCATCAACCACGGACGATATTGTGCTCCAGACCCCGAAGAAGATTTTAGCTCTGGTTATGATGGAAAAGACGTCGTTCTCGAAAACTTGAGACAGTTATGTGTATTTAAAGTGGCAAAAGAGGCCCAAAAGTCATGGATCTGGTGGGATTATGTTACTGATTTCCAAATTAGATGCCCCATGAAGGAGAAGAAATACAATAAAGAATGTGCTGACGGTGTTATCAAATCATTAG GGCTTGATCtgaaaaacattgaaaaatgcATGGGTAACCCAGATGATGATTCGGACAATCCTGTTTTGAAAGAGGAGCAGGATGCTCAA GTTGGGAAAGGATCTCGTGGTGATGTAACCATATTGCCTACAGTAGTTGTGAATAATCGGCAATATCGAG GTAAATTGGAGAAAGGTTCCGTGTTAAAAGCTATATGCTCAGGTTTTGAGGAAACTACCGAACCTTCCGTTTGTTTGAGTGGCG ATGTGGAAACAAATGAATGCTTGGAAAATAATGGTGGCTGCTGGCAGGACAAGGCTGCTAACCTTACGGCTTGCAAG GATACATTTCGAGGAAGAGTGTGTGAATGCCCCGTGGTTAACGGCGTGAAGTTTAAGGGAGATGGTTACAACTCTTGCGCTG CAACTGGTCCTGGGCGATGCCAAATCAGCCATGGAGGCTGTTGGCACGAAAACAGAAATGGAATCGCTTTTTCAGCTTGTGTG GATTATGAAGAAGGGAAGTGCATTTGTCCACCTGGATTTAAAGGAGACGGTGTTAAAAGTTGTGACG ATATTGACGAATGTAAGGAGAAGAAAGCCTGTCAATGCCCTGAATGCAACTGCAAGAATACGTGGGGCAGTTATGATTGCACTTGTAGCGGGGACTTGTTATATATGTGGGACCATGATACGTGCATAA gcAAAAGGGCTACTGAGGTGAAGTCTTCTTGGGTGGCTGTTTGGGTTGTTTTGATTGGATTGGCTATCGCTTGTGGTGGAGCATATCTCGTGTACAGACATAGATTGAGG TCATATATGGACTCGGAGATAAGGGCTATCATGGCACAATACATGCCTCTAGATAGTCAACATGAAGTTCCAAATCACTCGCACGAAGATCATGCTGAAAGATAA
- the LOC140985142 gene encoding uncharacterized protein gives MVVCKCRKATKLYCFVHKVPVCGECICFPEHQICVVRTYSDWVIDGEYDWPPKCCYCQAVVEEGADSQTTRLGCLHVIHTSCLVKHIKSFPPHTAPAGYICSACSISIWPPKSIKDSGSRLHSKLKEAIMQTGLEKNLFGNHPVSLHGTESRSPPPAFTSEPLSHASAAGGGEYPGGVLPSVGENAASMATGYARPSSLDIVEIDEPSSAASSLPNNESSFMKSTSPSGPGATTRKSALQAERQNSESSYFADDEDANRKKYTRRGTFRHKFLRSLLPFWSSALPTLPVTAPPRKDASHADDAFEGRVRHHRPTRMDPRKLLLILAIIACMTTMGILYYRISQRGLDEELPDEEPQ, from the exons ATGGTGGTCTGCAAATGCCGCAAG GCGACCAAGTTGTATTGCTTCGTCCATAAGGTGCCCGTTTGTGGAGAATGTATATGCTTTCCGGAGCACCAAATTTGTGTG GTGAGGACTTACTCTGATTGGGTAATCGATGGTGAGTATGACTGGCCTCCTAAATGCTGCTATTGTCAAGCTGTGGTTGAAGAAGGAGCTGACTCTCAGACTACTCGATTGGGTTGTTTGC ATGTTATCCACACAAGCTGCTTAGTCAAACACATTAAAAGTTTTCCTCCACACACTGCCCCTGCTGGATATATTTGTTCTGCCTGTTCAATTTCT ATATGGCCGCCGAAAAGTATCAAGGATTCTGGATCACGTCTTCATTCAAAACTAAAAGAAGCTATCATGCAG ACTGGTTTGGAGAAGAACTTGTTTGGGAATCATCCAGTTTCATTGCATGGAACAGAGTCTCGAAGTCCTCCACCTGCCTTTACTTCAGAACCACTGTCGCATGCCTCTGCTGCTGGAGGTGGAGAATACCCTGGTGGTGTTTTGCCATCTGTTGGAGAAAATGCAGCTTCTATGGCAACAGGCTATGCGAGACCTTCAAGTTTAGACATTGTGGAGATAGATGAACCTAGCTCAGCAGCATCATCTTTGCCTAATAATGAATCCAGCTTCATGAAAAGCACGAGCCCTTCTGGT CCTGGTGCAACCACGCGGAAGAGTGCACTGCAAGCTGAAAGGCAGAATTCTGAGTCCTCGTATTTTGCTGATGATGAAGATGCTAACAGGAAGAAGTACACTCGAAGAG gcaCATTTCGCCACAAGTTCCTCCGGTCATTGCTGCCTTTCTGGTCAAGTGCATTGCCAACTCTACCAGTGACTGCTCCACCACGGAAAGACGCGTCACATGCAGATGATGCATTTGAAGGCCGTGTACGACATCATAGGCCAACAAGAATGGATCCAAGGAAACTCCTCTTAATTTTAGCTATCAT TGCGTGCATGACAACAATGGGGATTCTATATTACCGAATTTCTCAACGTGGTCTGGATGAAGAGTTACCTGATGAAGAGCCTCAGTAA
- the LOC140984782 gene encoding mitotic checkpoint protein BUB3.1 has product MTAAPPPSTGRELANPPTDGISNLRFSNHSDHLLVSSWDKTVRLYDASANALRGEFMHGGPVLDCCFHDDTSGFSACADFTVRRLVFNYNREDILGRHEAHVRCVEYSYATGQVITGSWDKTLKCWDPRGASGQEHTLVSTYSQPERVYSMSLVGNRLVVATAGRHVNVYDLRNMSQPEQRRESSLKYQTRCVQCYPNGTGYALSSVEGRVAMEFFDLSEAGQSKKYAFKCHRKSEAGRDIVYPVNAIAFHPIYGTFATGGCDGYVNVWDGNNKKRLYQYTKYPTSIAALSFNRDGRLLAVASSYTYEEGDKLHEPDAIFVRSVNEVEVKPKPKVLPNPAA; this is encoded by the exons ATGACGGCGGCGCCGCCACCATCGACCGGCCGCGAACTGGCAAACCCTCCGACGGACGGCATTTCCAATCTCCGTTTCTCCAACCACAGCGACCACCTCCTCGTTTCCTCGTGGGACAAG ACTGTTCGATTGTACGATGCGAGCGCCAATGCTCTGAGAGGAGAGTTTATGCACGGAGGTCCGGTGCTTGATTGTTGTTTCCATGATGATACGTCTGGGTTTAGTGCTTGTGCAGATTTTACTGTTAGAAG GCTTGTATTCAACTACAACAGGGAAGATATTTTAGGGAGGCACGAAGCTCATGTTCGCTGTGTCGAGTATTCTTATGCAACTG GCCAAGTTATTACTGGTAGTTGGGACAAAACATTGAAGTGTTGGGATCCTCGAGGTGCAAGTGGTCAGGAACACACACTTGTCAGTACATACTCTCAACCTGAGCGTGTTTATTCTATGTCACTTGTTGGCAATCGATTGGTTGTTGCAACTGCTGGAAGACATGTAAATGTCTATGATCTTCgaaacatgtctcaacctgagcaGCGGAGGGAATCTTCTTTGAAATATCAAACAAGATGTGTTCAGTGCTATCCCAATGGAACAG GTTATGCTCTTAGCTCTGTTGAAGGTCGAGTTGCAATGGAGTTTTTCGATCTCTCTGAGGCTGGTCAATCCAAAAA GTACGCATTTAAATGTCATCGGAAATCAGAAGCAGGAAGGGATATCGTCTACCCTGTGAATGCCATTGCATTCCACCCTAT CTATGGCACTTTTGCAACTGGAGGTTGTGATGGTTATGTCAATGTTTGGGATGGAAACAACAAAAAGAGGTTGTATCAG TACACGAAGTACCCGACAAGCATTGCAGCTTTGTCCTTCAACAGAGATGGAAGACTTTTGGCTGTTGCATCTAGTTATACCTATGAAGAGGGAGATAAACT CCATGAGCCCGACGCTATATTTGTCCGCAGTGTGAATGAAGTAGAAGTTAAACCAAAGCCAAAAGTGCTACCCAATCCTGCTGCATGA
- the LOC140985215 gene encoding transcription initiation factor IIA subunit 2, translating into MATFELYRRSTIGMCLTETLDQMVSSGTLSPELAIQVLIQFDKSMTEALESEVKSKVSIKGHLHTYRFCDNVWTFILQNALLKSDEGQEVVDSVKIVACDSKLLTQ; encoded by the exons ATGGCGACTTTTGAACTGTACAGGAGATCCACTATCGGAATGTGCTTGACAGAGACACTGGATCAGATGGTCTCCAGTGGAACTCTCAGCCCGGAACTTGCCATTCAAGTTCTTATTCAATTCGACAag TCGATGACTGAAGCTCTGGAAAGTGAAGTGAAGAGCAAGGTTTCCATTAAG GGGCATCTTCACACTTACCGATTCTGTGACAATGTTTGGACCTTCATCTTACAAAATGCTCTATTAAAAAGCGATGAAGGCCAAGAAGTAGTTGATTCTGTCAAGATCGTTGCCTGTGACTCCAAGTTACTGACTCAGtga